From the Lytechinus variegatus isolate NC3 chromosome 5, Lvar_3.0, whole genome shotgun sequence genome, the window CATGTTGTCAGCATGAAAAACCTCGTAAATAACAGCAAAACAGTCAGAAGCAGGGTCCATCTAAAACTTGACATATAAGAATCCATTTTGACACAAGTTCacatatatcaaaatttcaaaaattacgaaaaaaatgagaaaaatcaacaaaaagtcAGGAACAGAAAAAGCCAGCGGTGGtcgccactgtgcagcgccctCAATTATAATAGCTTTGAGTCTTTACTTTGATCTTGAGGAGATAAAGAGTGatttaaaaatagattaaacaaataaaatcatttgggggatgatatctgaacttttaaaaaaaattacatcccCGAACAGCATATCCGcgctttaatatgatacctCAATCAAAGAAATTAATCAATGTCATCCTATTAATGCAACTTGTCGAAAGTCTGCGCTGCATCTTTTATCAGGAATCCCACTTTATTAAGGGATGTTATATGTCTTTTTATTGCAGCTTTCCTGCCGTCTCAATTGTTTCATCTATGGTGACTGTAATGATATGTTACGAGTAGGTGCTTGCAGGATTCCTGCAAGAAAGACATGGATCTGAAATTTGACAAGTTGTCTATTAAAGCTGTCATGTTTCTCTTGCACTTTTTGCAATTTTCAACTTGGCATATTTTATCAAAGATAAAGTtaacttgttttgtttttattctttctagGTGTCAGATAAAGATTTGCAGGTGACATTTTTCCCAGCCTTTAAAGAGTGCATCAAGGCAGGAACGTACAGTTTCATGTGCAGCTATAACAGGTGAGGTGGGTTCACTGACATCACCATATCAGCGTATTGATTTTTCTTGTCATATTTATCTTCTACATCTATCTGTCACTCCAGGGAAGGTACAGATGTGAAGTTTAGGTGAAAGAACTTTTCTCTGGATGGGATTTGGAACATGGcatttatggaaaaaaaaaataaaaaactaaaaaacaaacttattttcctagaagaaaaaaaagtcaataatagttagaaatgaaaagaaaaattgtgatTCAAACAACTTCTTTACATTCCAAACATTCTATGATGGTATGTCTAGTTGTTAATGTTGGAGTAACTCATTTTTCGTGTGTATCCACATTTTGTAGAAAATTGCcatctttccttcatttctttctttattagtGTAAATGGCATCCCTGCTTGTGCTAACACCTATCTCTTGACAGATGTTCTGAGAAAAGAGTGGGGGTTCAAAGGTTATGTAGTCAGTGATCAGAGAGCACTAGAGCTGGAGGAAATCTCGCACAACTACACCACATCATATCTGGAAACTGCTGTTAAGAGCCTCAAAGCAGGGTGCAACCTGGATTTGGGACATAATTTGCCTGCTGTATATGATTACCTTACAGAAGCGGTGAGAAAAGATGATGCTTTTGATGCTTTTACCAAAAGTTAGAGCTGCATCTTTCATGCACAAATACCACAAGTAACTTTAAATTGCTACTGTCAAAGACAGTCGATGGGAAATCCTGGAAAGAGGTTGGATTGAGTTGCATCTTTTACATCGGTTTTCAAGCATTCCCggcaaattgatttttctgtgaTGAAAGTGAGGATTAGCGATAAGAAGGCACTGGCAGAAATGACGTAGCTATATCTTTGGTTACTGTGTCTAATACTGTTGGGTTGAGCATTTTTGATATTATATTGATATGAGTAGACTGATACTGTAAATACTTAAAGTCCTAACCCTTTTCTTATCCCTGCCTTGCCCCTGCCCTGGCCCCGGTTCAGTCACAAGGGGTAATTTTTCTCACAAAATGTTGCTGAGCTCTTTTTCTGAGCTTTTTGTAATATCCCGAACAGTAATACTCTCATTTTGTTCAGGTTCAACTTGGCATGCTAACCATCAAAGACCTTCGAGACAGTTTGTCTCCTCTTTTCTACACCCGCCTACGTCTTGGTGAGTTTGACCCTGTGGATCTCAACCCCTATGCCCAGCTCAATGCGGATCAAGTTGTACTGTCACCTGAACACCAACAACTTGCAGTGAAGGCTGCCCTCAAGAGCTTTGTGCTTATCAAGAATGAGAGGAACACTCTGCCAATAGAGGGCATCATTCAAACTTTAGCAGTAGGTGATattgatacatacatgtaatgtacatgttaGTATGCATCCTGATGTGTAGACCAATGCTTTTCATAGACTTCAGTACtcacagaaaaaaattgaggatTCATTAATCAGTTTGAAAGAATTCTATTTTCCTCAAAATATAATTGCAACAGATTTAAAATGATTGGAAACTAAGTATTTCAACTTATATGTTCTTGATTAGATAATTAGATTGGCATATTTTCTCTGGTATCTTCCTTTTGTATTAATTCCTCTTACAATATTATACTTCAAATTTCActgtcttttgtttttgcttacCTTTGCTGACCCCTTTAACAATCACACTTAACGCTGTCCAATGATTCTTCTTTATTCTTGCACACTGTTTCAGTTACCTTCTTCTTTTACCCTTTCATCAGGTAGTAGGACCTTTTGCCAATAACTCCAACCTCCTCTTTGGTGATTACGCACCTGAGCCTGACTCTCGGTTTGTTACCACGGTCCTGGAAGGTCTGTCACCCATAGCAACCAAGACCAGGAATGCCTCTGGATGTCCGTATCCTAAGTGTGAAGCCTACGATCAGCAAGGTGTCATGAATGCTGTGGCGGGAGCAGACATGGTGGTTGTTTGTCTTGGAACAGGTGAATTGAagggttgatgatgatgatgattcaattcaattcaatgttccgtgatgatgatgatgattgtggtgaagGTGAAGAAGGATTCTAAGAAATGACgattataatgatgacaatggtaGCAGCAGGAGTTATTACTCTTGGTACGTGTGATGATTTTGGTGACGTTAATGACTGgttgcaatgatgatgatgatgatgctgaaggtgattcaaattgtgattttgagGTGGTAATTATTCTTATCAAATAATGCTTGGTAAACTGCAGATAGTATTGACAATTCacaatgatgatgttaatgattctGAAAGTGTCAAGGACCGATATTTTTGGTGATGCTGCTGTttctggtggtggtggtgattataacgatgatgatgatgatatagatgacgatgatgatgatgatggtggtggtgatgatatagatgataatgatgatgatgaagatctTGATTATGACACTTCTGATCAGTATGATAATTGTGACAAATACACTTATGATTATTATAGGAGTTacaatgattaatattgtaatgatgattttgGTTATGATGATGGAACATAGTATAAAATGTCTGCTTGTTAAGTTGCCTGTCAATGAAAAGTTAAACCAATCCCTGCACTTTTCTGAACAGCATAGAGATAGAAGTATTCCACTGGCAAAACTGCCCTTCACTCACaacccctctctttctctcttagGGATTGGTATTGAAATGGAAAGTAATGACAGACATGACATGCTGCTTCCAGGCAAACAAGAACAACTCCTCCAAGATGCTGTACGCTATGGTATGTTGAAAGCGATGATTTTAAGATAAAAGAAACTGAGTACTTTGTGTTCTTGTTGCAGACAGACTGATATTATAAAATGCAATTCCCCTACACCCCAGtctcttatttatttctgttgttttttattgacaATTGTTCATTGGGAATTTTCTGTAATGGAAAATCTGCAGCGAGTATTAGTCGATAATGTAAAGGCAGTAGTAGTTGCttcgttgtggtctagtggttaagactctccgtctttcaatctgaggaaTGTGTGTTTGATTCCTAGCCGTGGcctgttttccttcagcaagaaatttacccaggTGAGGAAAGCTGCGAGCACTataatcggtagactagcttagccagggataatataggagcgcctttaGCACCTTCaaaggtggatatgtgtgctATGCacatcctatattattatcataatatgcATAGTCTGCTGAATCAGAAGAATTGCTGATGTAACAGTAGACTCgtaaaagcaaagaaaaaagatattgtcTGTGTCTAGATGATAGGCTATTGCAACAGTGTTCATTATGTAATCACAAATCATCATATTTCAGCAATAGTGTCAGCTAAGGGCAAGGAACAAAGTTGTTAACAAATATGGTTGCACGCAACAGTTCAATGTCGTAACATAAGAGGCACATCAATTTaagcaagaaaatattgaaatccTGTGAACAAATTGCCATTTCATAGTTTGAAACTTGATACtatttgtgtaaattttgtttgattgtaAAGAGTGAAACTGAATGTACATACACATGTGAACAAGCTtacatttttatctattttttccaGTGTGTGCGCACATATCATCTATTTAGTGATGTTAATGTTGAATTATGTTGGATTACATTAACCATTATGTGCAATCAACTGAACTATCAATGTGTAAGCATTGTGTTACAGGCCTTAGAGAGTGTGGCTCGTATTCTggagtcaggtttaacttagtcCATGGTCTAACCCTATAATAAATTtatggaaagcaaaaaaatgtcaaaatttccttatattgtatgtttcttatgttttctGTGCTCTTTCTTAACTTGTGACTGGTGATAAATGCTATCTTATTTATCCTTCCAAACAAGTTGAGAATTATTTGAGAGAAAagtgagctgatacattgaaattCTACTCTTTAGAGATTTATGCCACTATTGGCTATCCATTgtttaaccacaactttaaatcagaatttaaatcaaacccaacttcagaatacgggccaacaAACTTTATCTTTAACCTGAATTTGTTCATTTAATCTTTATACCAGCCTCAGGGAGACCAGTTATCCTTCTTCTTTTCAACGCTGGACCTCTGAACATCACTTGGGCTATGTCCAGCCCTTCAGTTCAAGCTATCATAGAGTGTTTCTTTCCTTCCCAGGCAACGGGTGTGGCTCTGAGGATGATGTTCCAGAATGCCCCTGGCTCAAACCCTGGGGGCAGGCTTCCTTCCACCTGGCCCGCTATGGATGCTCAGGTCAGTAAACTGTGAAAGTGACTGCAACAAAGCCTGGTTGTTATACTAGGTAATTAATTTGTGGCAGAAAGGTGATACATTGAATGTAAGGAGATTAATAAATGACCACTGCCTTATAACGatatatttgacataatattaataaagtATACTTGTACATGTTTTGGTGTATCCTGTCATTAATTGATACACCTTCAGTATGCATATTTATCTCCTCTGCAGTGTCATAGCTACATTTCTTTTAGTTTCTGTTGGCTGCCAGCTTTCAATATTACctagtaaaaaaaagttgtatgcCTGTTTGATGATAAAAGGATTTCTTTGCTTAAATAAATAGTGAGAGTACAATCACTTAAATGGTATAACAGTTGATTATGTTAATGCAAGCAATTTGATATATagttatttcattaattatttaatgaaaggattaactttttaaaatgtaatttagatctttgaaataaaggaaatagaCTCTGCAATAATTTGTGTTTCTTATCAAAATTATGGGCCTTAGGCTAGCTCCAtagtaaacatttatttttcagggGAAttacattcatacatgtacttatataATTCTTTAACTAGAAATGTCAAGGGATATATATACTATTGAATTCTATTTATTGGCTCTTTCTATCAagtgttttccccttttttttctagatCCCACCAATGGAGAATTATTCCATGGATGGGCGTACCTACCGCTATTTCCACGGTGATCCTCTGCTTCCATTCGGCTATGGGCTTTCCTACACATTATTCAACTATTCTGATCTGATGGTGACACCTGCTTCCATACAACCATGCCAGAATGTTACGGTTAAGGTGACAGTCAAGAACATTGGGAATTATACAGGAGATGAGGTGAGGAATACTTGTTCAATGATCTttgtaggtttgcatggtggagtTTATAACGTAGAGGTTTACGGTTCATAATGTGTAATgtgaagaagggaaggaaatacaggTAGAAAGAATGAAATTGATATACGGAAATAAGAAGAATTCTTTCTTGAagtgaagtcctgaaaaggactgtaaaccagatgagGTGAGCCAAATATGGCTTGAGTAGTGATGGTTTGAGTAGTAGCAGGATGAAGTGAAGAGAGGTTACTTGTAGATCTCTGCTGCTGAGTTGTTGAGCTTTTATCTCTTTGGTGTTGGGCCTTCAAATGAAACAGgagaaagaaatcaatgaatttgtcttattttcttgtTATCCTATTTGGGAAAACATTCAAATACTTTATTTGGTCATTTGGAAATGTCTTCTTTCGGAGAAGGGTGATTCTTTACTTTGTCCTGGTCATCCACATTTGGCAATCCTCAGATTGTACCGTATCGAATGTGCACACACTTAACTTCTTTCAATTGCAATTCTAATTGCAATTGCAATTCTTCACATTGactgcatattattatttttctttatttcactcTTTGTTATTCATCccccttttcttcccttttaTCAACTACATATTCTTTCTCTTGCTACCTGAGTATCcctctttttttataatacatAACCTACAGTGAATCAACTTGAGGCTTCCAAATGTAGAAAGTTTCTTGGGGAATAAAAGTACATATTCCaagctttttttttctgcaCCATGTAGCAATGTTTGAAAGTAAAtgtattaagaaaataaaattaattccttgtacatgtaattactaAAATTTCCCCAGACCCTCTctatttggtgaaaaaaaatgtttattttcaacCTTAAAATCTTGTGTCATTATTTTGGAAGGCCTCTTTATTAAATGAAGTGTGCTTTTGACCAATTGTCACAAAGGTGTTAAATGAACCTGTTTCTGTTTTGTGGGAGATAAAATGacttttttgtattaataacaAGATAATGAATAATGTAACCTTGCATCAAATCCATCCTGCCTATCTAGAAAAATAAGGCATTATGTCAGGGAAAATAAGCTCATTGGAAACTGGTAGATTGTAGCCATGCTTTTTCACTCTTGTGAATATGTAACTTGTGTTAAAAACATATATTGCACTTGCACAACAATAATCATGTTACGAACTAGAATTTCGAGTTTGATTGCCAACTGATGGTGATAAGCTCAAGCATATAGAACTGAAATAGAATGAAAGAGGAAGGCCCAATATCAGAGCATTAGTAATACATCTTTCTTCACCCACTTGAAGTGATAAGATCTTTGAGAATGACCTTAAGCTCAAAATAAATATACTGAcggaaaaaaatgtgatgcatGTTCCTTTCacagataaatagataaaaattaatACCTCGAGTGACGTTTTTTCGAATTGTCATTcttaaagttttgattttttttttctgacatctTTCATCCATTTTAATAGCGTGTACATtatgcataaaaaaaaataggtgcaTAGCTTTGGTAGCATTATATTTGCtgtctgtacatgtacactacgTGTGCAGCTCTAGCTTAAGCcgggtaatgataatagtaacaatgcgcctcggaagagattgtttctagatagatggcgctatacaaatgcctgATTATACTCCACCAGCACATTAATAAGCATGGTTGAATTAGCTCAGGTAAGCCTAGTGAACTGCATGTAGGTTTCATTaaccttttgaaaatatatgtgacaaaaaaagttaatataCATTTGACATCTCATCAACATATTAACTGTGTTCTTTGGAAGGGAATAATAATTGAGTGCTAAAATAGGGAGTTAGGAAAACTAAGGAAATGTTTAATAACATTGACTACATCACTTATCCATTGAATGCTCTGTTATACATATAAAGCTAATTCACTTTATGTATATGTAACCAGTTGAACAATATCAATTGGAATTGATATAAAGTTGACTGAAGTAAATACATGAACTGGAACATATTCTCATTTGTCTTTACAACTCTTAGGCTGTTACTCAACTTTGTGACACTGATCTCTTGCAAAAAGCAACAGCCCTGTCTTATCTTTGGCTCTATCATTGTCAAAACTCTTGATAGTATTTCTCCTTGCATGAGTGTTGTTAGTCTGCATTTCCTAACAGTTGACAACTATAATATGTGTAGCCCCAACCAGTGGGGAAAGATTCTTTACTTATGGCAAGAAAGAAGATACATGTAACAAACATTGTCAAGGAATCCACAAGCTTGGAAAAGGCGTACTTGGTACAGTACTCTTCATATTAATCTTATTTCCTGCAGGTTGCTCTCATCTTGGCGACATGACAGACATCATTGTGAAAGAAATGTTTCAATGCAAACATGATGAAGAATACCAAAAACTTTTTCATGTTCATTCTTAGTTATGAGTACATAACTTGAAGGGCCTTCAAGGACAACAGTATCTCTATTACTGATGGAGCCACCCTACTAAAACAGACTTATAagtacatgaataaataaatgaataatgaataaatgaataaataaataagtaaataaataaataaataaatgaatagataaataaataaatgaataaataaataaataaatgaacatgtaGATTGCTTCAAAAGTTGCCCCATGgtaattgtttgaaaaaatgttggCATTGGGCCTGTAGGGTTCAAGTTGCCTTCTACGACATTTGAAAGAGCAGTGGTACTATTGGAATTCACTTTATTTCCTGCAGATTGTACTCAAGTCTGTGACGTGATAGCcaacaaagtgaaaaaaagtaGAGGGGAGGAagataaaggagagaaaaaatattaatgatgaatGTAATACATTGCTTTGGGTCTTGTCAG encodes:
- the LOC121415450 gene encoding beta-D-xylosidase 1-like, with protein sequence MTRKIISFAGLFIFALIRISVGNGEFASKSELPFWNHSLPWDQRLDDLLNRLKVDDMTYQLARGGADPNGPAPGISRLQIGKYVWNTECLRGDAQAKNATAFPQALGLAAAFSRDLLFQVANATGYEVRAKNNYYKAHGDFNNHQGLSCFSPVINIMRHPYWGRNQETYGEDPYLTGELAKSFVRGLQGNHPRYILANAGCKHFAAYSGPENYPSSRFSFNAKVSDKDLQVTFFPAFKECIKAGTYSFMCSYNSVNGIPACANTYLLTDVLRKEWGFKGYVVSDQRALELEEISHNYTTSYLETAVKSLKAGCNLDLGHNLPAVYDYLTEAVQLGMLTIKDLRDSLSPLFYTRLRLGEFDPVDLNPYAQLNADQVVLSPEHQQLAVKAALKSFVLIKNERNTLPIEGIIQTLAVVGPFANNSNLLFGDYAPEPDSRFVTTVLEGLSPIATKTRNASGCPYPKCEAYDQQGVMNAVAGADMVVVCLGTGIGIEMESNDRHDMLLPGKQEQLLQDAVRYASGRPVILLLFNAGPLNITWAMSSPSVQAIIECFFPSQATGVALRMMFQNAPGSNPGGRLPSTWPAMDAQIPPMENYSMDGRTYRYFHGDPLLPFGYGLSYTLFNYSDLMVTPASIQPCQNVTVKVTVKNIGNYTGDEVTQVYISWQNISTKMPIRQLVDFTREELAPGKSVSLEFKIVPRVMAVYTDHWFLEPCTIDVFVGGQQPGQKVRAPSNVLNAKFQIAGVVTPLSKCPYPG